AAAGTTGGAATAGTGGCGTCTCAAAGGCAAGCCAGAGTTTTGTTCAAAAATGCAGATGGAGTTTTTCAACTTCTCTGACTTTTCAGACTCCATTAGGTGATTTGTGTCCACATAGGTAGCTGTGTAGGGGCAGTCAATCCCCTTGACCATCTGAAATGCAAATCTTCCAATACCAAAACTCCCATCCATGTATCTAGTTACCATGCCACCGGGAGCATTTGACCCATAAACAGAAATGGCATCCTGGAGGCTCAGTTCATAAACAATCCTTTCTCCCTTAAATCTAATGTCAAAGAGACGTAATCCCGTATTCACACTGATGCCAAAGGCAAACCTCCAGGACTGAAAAAGCACTTGGTTGTTCTTGACACTGTAACGTGGACCATGAGGCTCATACTGCAAGGGAATGGCTGTTGTGGAAGCTTTTGGAGGTCTCAAGGATGCTAAATTTGTCTCTGGTGTAACTTTCTTAATCTTCACTACAGGTAAGTTGCCCAAGATGTACATGTTTTCCAGGTGAGTCATGTTATTGAAGTACATACCATTGTAAAATACCTTTTGCAGTTTCCACTGGGAAATATTTAGGCTTTTATGATCCACCAAAATCTCCAGGCCCACTGGGTGCAGGAAGAAACCAGCCCCTGGTGGATTCTGGAAGACAACAAACCATGTGTTGCGGTCTCCCGACTGGGACCCCCTGGGAGCAGTTGTGAGGCCAACAAAGTCTTCATCCTTTTCATAACCTAAAATTTCTCTCATAAATCTGCTGGCCTTGGGGAATTCTCCATCGTTCAGAAAAGAATGTAATTGATCATACTCCTTTAGAATAACTGGACGGCGATGATAAGGCAGATTGGCTTTGTATTTCTCCAATGTGATATCCTTGCAGTAGGTTGGCGTGGGGAGAGGGCCAACTATGTACTCTGTAATGTTGGGATCTGGTTGGTTGCCAAAGAAAACCACAGCCAGTGCCTCCCTCTTGGGCTTGGGTTTACCTTTATCCAAGTAGTCCAGTACCTTTTGCTTTTTAGGAAACTGCACATCTATGGAATAGATGCAGTTGTCAGAGGGGTTTGCATTAATGGCATCAACAAAATCCACCCCAAGCTCGTTCTTGAGGTAGCTCACCACCTGGGAGAACTCATCCGGAGTCAAGTCAGAGAAGACCGTGCTCTGGTCATCGTGCTTTGCCTGCTGATCACTGGTTGCTGGAGGTCCACAACTTTTTCCTTTGCCTGAGCCAGACAACAGGAGGCAAGTTAAGACAACAATGACAGCCAAAAGCAAGACCAGAATGACAAGAACtatttttaaattcatttttggTCACTTGCAGCTTATGATCTATGAACCTCTCGGTGTGCTGCCTCAGCTTTCAAAAGAGCTCTCTCAAACTTGTACAGTCTATTTAAATTACTAGATTTTGGCAGGAAATGTggacagggaaggggagggccaATGGAATGGCAGAGGTTTGATAAGATCCTCCTGGGGAAGTTTCTTCTTTGAAGCTCTGCAGAGCAGGAAGAGTTCAGATTGGAAAGGAAGGAATGTCAGATTCCTCATTTTTTTGACAGGAACTTCAGATAAAGGAGTTGCGAACTCCATCAGCTCTGCTCTCAGCCCAGTGCAAGAGAAAAGACTGTGAA
The sequence above is a segment of the Microcaecilia unicolor chromosome 12, aMicUni1.1, whole genome shotgun sequence genome. Coding sequences within it:
- the LOC115481417 gene encoding membrane primary amine oxidase-like, which translates into the protein MNLKIVLVILVLLLAVIVVLTCLLLSGSGKGKSCGPPATSDQQAKHDDQSTVFSDLTPDEFSQVVSYLKNELGVDFVDAINANPSDNCIYSIDVQFPKKQKVLDYLDKGKPKPKREALAVVFFGNQPDPNITEYIVGPLPTPTYCKDITLEKYKANLPYHRRPVILKEYDQLHSFLNDGEFPKASRFMREILGYEKDEDFVGLTTAPRGSQSGDRNTWFVVFQNPPGAGFFLHPVGLEILVDHKSLNISQWKLQKVFYNGMYFNNMTHLENMYILGNLPVVKIKKVTPETNLASLRPPKASTTAIPLQYEPHGPRYSVKNNQVLFQSWRFAFGISVNTGLRLFDIRFKGERIVYELSLQDAISVYGSNAPGGMVTRYMDGSFGIGRFAFQMVKGIDCPYTATYVDTNHLMESEKSEKLKNSICIFEQNSGLPLRRHYSNFYSMYYGGLPNTVLVVRSISTLGNYDYVFDFIFYSNGAIESKVHATGYITSSFFFANGTEYGNRVGEYTLGTIHNHFINYKVDLDVGGTRNSVVGHDMTFETVEAPWNSKMKIQRPKLTKIILDNEKQTAFRLQAAMPRYIQFASDQKNKWGHERSYRIQIVSFAGDYLPESSAVENSMNWARYKLAITKRKDEEPQSSSAYNQNDPWTPSVQFSDFIDNESIKNEDLVAWITTGFLHIPHAEDIPNTVTAGNGVGFYLRPYNYFNEDPSIHSHDGVYFTTNQDSEKCEINQAACLSKTAACVPKIPPFTYDGFENMLIL